GTGGCGAGCTTGGGCGTCAGCGTCAGGCCGTTGGGGTCGTTGACGTAGTCGCGCTCGACCAGCTTGTCGTAGAAATTCGGGAAGATCCGCCTCGTCGTGGTCGAGATGCCGTTGATGGTCGCGAGCGTCGGCCAGAGATTGTCGACCGCGATCGTGATGGTCGGCCGATCCTGCCCGCGGACCCGGCGCATCGGCAGAACGGAGGCCATGGCGCCGAGACCGGCCAGTTTGTGGAGGTCGCGTCGTGTCAGCATGGCGGTTCTCCGCACTGGGGTGTCATGTCGTCGTGCCGCGCAGCGCAGGATCCAGCCGGTCGCGCAGCCAGTCGCCCACGATGCTCATGGACAAGGTGAGCAGGAAGATCACCGCGCCCGGCCAGACCGCGATCCACCAGGCGCTGGAGAGGTAGTCGCGCCCGTCGCCGAGAATCTGCCCGAGACTCGTCTGCGGCGGCTGGATGCCCAGGCCGAGAAAGCTCATCGACGTCTCGAGCACGATGATCTGCGGAAAGTTCAGGGTGACCTGCACCATGAGCGCGCTCGCCACGTTGGGCAGGACGTGGCGGGAATACAGGCGCCACGGACTGGCGCCGAGCGAGATCACCGCCTTGGCGTAGGGCTGGCTGGTCGCCTGCAGGACGGCGCCTCGCGCGAGGCGGGCGTAGTTCTCCCATCCCTGCAGGCCCATCAGCACGACGAACAGGACCAAGCTGTTGCCGAAGAAGGCGAGCAGGGTCAGCGCGATCAGGATGAAGGGCAGCGACGCCTGGAAGTCGACCAGCATCATCAGGACCTCCTCGACGACGCCCCGGAAATGGGCGGCGAGAAAGCCGATCAGACAGCCGAACACGGCGCCGATGATCGTGCCGATCACGGCGACCGCCAGCGACATGCGCAGGCCGGCCACGAGGCGCGAGGCCATGTCCCGGCCCAGGCGGTCGGTGCCGAGCAGGAACTGCGGATCGCCGCCCGGAAGCCATACGGGCGGCTTCAACCGGGCGAGCAGGCTCTGCTCGGTCGGGCCGAAGGCGGTGACCGCGTTGCCGAGCACGGCCAGCACGGCCGCGATCACGAGGACGGTCAGCGCGGCGATCAGGAGCCAGGACGGACGGCGCCGCCCCCGCTTCTCACCTCGCGGCGCGGATGCGCGGATCGAGAACGCCATAGAGCAGATCGACCACAAGATTGGCGACGATCATGGTCGCCGCGATGAGCAGGACGAGCGCCTGGACGACCGCCAAGTCGCGCGAGGTGACGGCGGTGACGAGAAGCCGGCCGACGCCCGGCCAGGCGAACACCACCTCGACGATGATGGCGCCGGCGACCAGCTGGCCGAGATTGAGCCCCAGGATCGTGACGACGGGAATAGCCGCGTTCGGCAACGCGTGGCGAAGGATGCGCCGCGCCGGCGGCACGCCCTTGGCCGCGGCGGCACGCATGTAGAGCTTGCTCAACACGTCCAGCATCGCGGAGCGCGTGAAGCGGGCGAGCGCGCCGGCATGGAAGAGCCCAAGCGTCAGCGCCGGCATGATCAAGTGCTCGATCCCGCCCGTGCCCGAGCTCGGCAGCCATCGCAGCGTCAGCGAGAACAGCAGGATGAGGAGGATGCCCGAGAAGAAATAGGGCAGCGCGAAGCCGAACACGGCGAGGCTCATGATCAGCCGGTCGATGAGCCTGCCCCGGTTCAGGGCGGCGATGATGCCCGCCGGCACGCCGACCAGGATCGCCAGGACATAACTCGTGATGCCCAACAGGAGCGTCCAGGGCACCCGCTCGCCGATCAGGTCGACAGCCTCGCGCCCGTCGCGATAGGAGACGCCGAAATCGCCGACGGCAATCCGCCCGGCATAGGCGAGATACTGTTCGGGAAGAGGACGGTCGAGCCCCCACAACTCCGTGAAGTGGGCGATCTCGTCGTTCGTGGCGTCCGGACCGAGCAGCGCCTGGACGGGATCGCCGGACAGGCGCAGCACCACGAAGGCGAAGGTCACCACGAACCACAGCGTCAGGATCGTGCGTACGGCTTTGATCGACCAGAATCGAGCCAAGGCATCCGACCATACGGTGGCGATCGGACCGTCGCGCGTACGTTTGGCAACGGCCGCGAATCAGGCAGATGGGAGCCAAGCACAGGACATGCCGTGGAGCTATCATCGATTTGCGGCACCATTTATAAGTCGGACGTATGAATGCGTCGCTCGAGCTGCGCCACCTGACCTATTTCATATGCCTTGCAGATGAATTGCATTTCGGCCGCGCCGCCGACCGGCTCGGCATGGCCCAGGCGGCGCTCAGCCAGCAGATCCGGCAGCTCGAGGATCGCTTGGGGGTGCGTCTGTTCGAGCGGACGACGCGCCGCGTGAAGCTGACGCCCGCCGGCCTGGTCATGGTCGAGCACGCCCACGCGTTGCTGAATGGTGTCGAAGAGGCCGTCGTGCACACGCGGGCAACCGCCGACGGTCGTGCCGGCCGGTTGGTGATCGGCGGCGTCCAGCCGGCCCTGACACGCTTTCTGCCCGGCATCGCGCGCGCCTTTCGCCTCGAGCACCCCGGCGTGATGATCGAAGTCCGGCCGCTCTCGACCGGCGAGCAGCTCTGGGCGCTGGAGCGTGGCGAGATCGACATCGGGTTCATACGCCCGACGGGTCTGACGACGCATATCCGGACCCGCACCCTGGCGCGCGAAGGCTATGTCGCGGTGCTGCCCGCCCGTCACCGCCTGGCCGGCTGCGCCTCGCTTTCGCTCGAAGCCTGCGCCGAGGAGCCGATGGTGTGCTACGCGCCGACCATCGGCGCCGCCTATCGCGACCTTGTCTTCGATGCGATCCGCCGCCTGGGCAAGCAGCCGGTCGTCATCCAGCAGACCGACCGGACGCTGACCATCGCCGTCCTGGTCGCAAGCGGCGTCGGCATCGGCATCGTGCCGGCCTGGATCGCGGACATGGCGATCGACGGCGTCGTCTACCGCCCGATCCACGATCTGCCCGAGGCGATCGAACTGGCCGTGGCCTGGCCCGCCGGCCACCCCTCGCAAGCGGTACGTGATCTCGTAGCCGTCGCCACGACGCTGCATGCCGATCAAGGATCTGGCGTATGACACAATCATTAGCCAGTCATGCACGAGGCGGTGGTCATCGCGCGAGTGATGTTGCGGCTCTGATCTTCCCGTTCAGACCACCGCGTATGTGACATAGCGAGGCCACGCTTCCGACGCCATCATGCGGCGGCTTCATGTCGACCGCGGAGAGAACCATGATCCGACAGGAAGCAGGTATCCCTCCGACGGCGACCGCCTTGAGAATTGAGGCTTAGCGGTGAGAAATTGTCTGTATGGACGTCTATACAGACACACCTGTCAGTCGGCTTGAGATCGTTGAGAGGGGCGGTCGGCGGCGCTTCAGCGATGAAGCGAAGCTGCGGATCGTCGAGGAGAGTTATTCGGGTCGTCGTCTGGGCTCTGCGACGGCCCGCATGTACGGGATCACGCGCTCGCAGTTGAACGACTGGCGCGACGCCGCGCGGGCCGAGCGGTTCGGTCCGCTTTCGAGCGCAGGATTTGTTCCGGCAGTGATCGTGCCGGAGGTCGCGGCGACGAGCGGCGCTCTGATGGCAGAGGGCCGCGGTCGGATTGAGATCGTGACGGCGAACGAGCGGCGGGTGATCGTGGATCGCGATGTCGACGTCGAAGCTCTGCTGCGGATCGTGCAAGCGCTGGAGCGGCTTGCGTGATCCCCGTTCCGACGGGTGTGCGGGTCTGGCTGGCGACGGGCTACACGGATATGCGCCGCGGCTTTCCGGGCCTGTCGCTGCAGGTGCAGGAAGTGCTTCGCCGGGCTCCTTTGAGCGGGCATCTGTTCTGCTTCCGGGGACGTCGAGGCGACCTTTTTGAAGGTGATTTGGCATGACGGCCAGGGCGCCTGCCTGTTCACGAAACGGCTGGAACGCGGGAGGTTCCTTTGGCCGTCTCCGGCGGACGGGGCGGTGACGATCTCGACGGCTCAGCTCGGCTATCTCTTATCCGGAATCGACTGGCGAAATCCGCGGGAAACCTGGCAGCCTACGCGGGTCGGTTAGCATTTAGCTTTTAAAATCGCAGGTAAAATCTGATTCACTGACGTCGTGATGGTGAAGCCGGACGATCTCCCTTCGGACCTCGCGAGTGCCCTGGCAACGCTGCGGGCTGAGCGCGAGGCGCGGCTGCAGGCCGAGGCGGCGGCCGCCAGCGCGCCGGCGAAACGGCGATGTCAACTTAACCGGGGCAACGGGCGCGGAGCCTGATGGCGGAGATTTCAGGCAGCTGCGGGCAGGCCGGCGGCGTTGCGCCAGTGAACAAAGGCCTGAAGTCGATGAAGGTGGGGTTGAGAGAGCGTGGCGTTTGTCGGCGGGAGGAACGAAGAGATTGCGCACGGTCGAGAAGACGGACGCGAAGCGCTGCAGTCCACCGGGCGACCGAAAGCCCTGCATCTGCCGCTCGCGTTTGCGCAAGGGCACGTGCGCGTTCTCGGCCCGGTTGTTCAAACCCTTGTGGCTGCGATGCTCGATGCCAGGAGCCACGTCCCGCTTCGCCGCTCCATAAGACGGGAGCTTGTCGGTCACGATCCGGCGTGGCGTCCAACCCCGCCGCTTGAGCAGGCGGACGAGTAAGTTCCTGGCGGCTCGTGTGTTGCGACGCCGTTGGAGGATCTCGTCGAGCACGACACCGTGCTGATCCACGGCACGCCACAGCCAATGCACAGCACCTCGGATCACGATCCGCACCTCGTCCAGATGCCGGACATCGCCAGGCCGAGGTGCTCGACGACGAAGACTCCGAGCGATGGCGGGACCGAACTTCGCCGCCCAGCGCCGTACGGTCTCGTAGGACACGACAATGCCACGCTCGAGCAGCATCTCCTCGACCAGGCGCAGGCTCAGCGGGAAACGAAGGTAGAGCCACACGGCATGAGCGATGAGCTCGGCCGGGAAGCGGTGGCGCTTGTAGCGTATCGGACTCGCGATCATGGGGCCGTCGATAGCGCGATCCCTCCGCGAACGGAACTGCGCCAGTTAATGTGACGTCCCCCGGCGAAGCCGTGGTCGAGGCCGGCTTCGCCTTCGATGACCCTCGTACCTCAAACGGCTTCTACGCCGCGGCGGAGGAACGTGCCCGCGCGACCGGCGCCGGCATCGGGGGCGACGATGTCATTGCCCCGGCCGACTGCAGGCGTATTTCGGCCGGCGGGTGACGATCACCTGGAACATCGCCGGCACCACGTCGAGCCGTTCCGAGACGTCCTCGCCAATCCTGATCCGATCGTGCGAACCGCAGGGGCACGGCGCGGCGTCCGGCTCGATCACGACCTCGATGCGCGGCAGATGAGGCGGCAGGGCCTTGCGCGAGCGGGGTGACATCGCTGGCTACATCCAGGGACTGCTCGACGGCGTCGCCTTCAGCCACACCGCCTACGCGCTCGATCGGGATTCGCGGAAAGCCTCGCTCGCCCACTTTCTCGGGAAGACCAACCCGGCCGCGGGCCGGCCTCAGCAGGGTACGGCATGATTGCTTCAAGGATGGGGGTTGTGGCGACGAAGGGTGCTTCAGCTATTGTCGATACGGCCCGCCCCGATCGGGGCGGTTGAGGAGAATCGGTAATGGGCAGGAAGGCCATTCGGTTCACTGGCCTATCAAGCCGTGACCGCGCCGACATGGCGCCCTTAGCCAGGCTGGCAGAGGGGGATCAGCTCGAACTGCGAATTCGGCGCCATGACGGAGAAAAGCAGACCCTGTTGTTGCCAGCGGCTGTCGCCGGGGCCCTGGAAGGGCTGCTTTCCCAACTGATCAGCGGCGAACGTGTCGCCGTGGTGGCGGAAGATCAGGAACTGAGTCCCACTGAAGCTTCGACCTTGCTCGGCATCTCGCGACCGCTCGTCGTCCATCGGATGGATATCGGCGATTTGCCGTTCCGCTATGTCGGCAAGCACCGCCGCGTGTTGGCCAAGGACGTCTTGGCGTTGAAGGCGCGGCTCGACGTTCAACAGCAGGCGCTCAGGGCATTGGCCGCGGATGCAGAGGATCTCATGGTCAATTACGGTGCCTGACGGATCAGCCGCAACCGCGCTCGAGCGGGCTTCGTTCGCCTACTTCCAGGAAAGCTGATCCTTGGGAAGGCGGCCGGTCGGATCGAACACGATGACGCGCGTAGGCAGGTCTGGTCCCCAGCGCCAGAGGATCAGGTTGCAGTTGGCCGCGGTGGCGTTGGGGACGAAGCTCGGCACCAGCATGCCTGCAAAGCCATCGGCCTCTAATCGCTCCGCGACGAGCCAGGACGGTGCATTCTCGCCGGCACGCAGATGGCGCAGCCACGCGCAGCCCAGCTCCGCCATCGTGACCCCGTGCCGATCGCGCCCGGCGTCATCCCGCAAATCCGCGACCGGCTCGCAGTCGACATCATATTCGCACATCGTCAGCGGCAGCAGCCGCTGAGTCAGGCCCTGTGTGCACTCGCTCACCGAGGTCATGATGTCGATGGACAGGTAGAGGATCGGCTTGCCCTTGCGGTTGAACCGGCCGCCGGTCTTCGCTGCTCCGTCGCCGGACAATGGCGTGAACGACCAGGTCGGATCATGGCCGCGGTAGCAGCGGCCGGCAAACCTCAAGCGTATCCCCCGAGCGCCAGGTGATCGAGATAGTCCCTAACGGCGCCGGCTTGGCCTGCCTTGACCAGCGCCTCCGGGGTGCGGCCATCCAGGGCCGGGATCGGCTGCGATCGGTACCAGGCCATCGCCTGGGTCTCGCCGCCAGCCCAATCGCGAATCCGCGAGACGATCTCAAGCATCTCGCGCATGCGGGACTGTGTGCGGGGTCCTGTGCGCCGCTCGGCCTTGCTCACGGTTGCCGCCCCAAGGCCCACCGTCTCGGCAAGCTGTCCCTTGGTCATGCGGAAGGCATCGGCGACGCGACCGACATCGACGATGCCGGCCTGGTCGATGAAATGCCCGACGAAGCCCGCGCCGGCGGGTTCCATCTTGGCGGTGCCAGTAACGGACAGGCCGCCAACAGGCGCCTTTCTGGCTGAGGTGCTTCTCCGTTTCCTGCCGTCCGCTGCTGGCGCTGCCATGTCCCAATCTCCGACCGATATGGAGACATAATATAAGACAGCCTGGAATGCGCTTCAACGCTTCTTCGCGGAAGACATCGAGCGAACCATCGGGCTCCGACTGTTCCACCCGTCGGAATGGCAGGAGGGAACACGCGCTGATCCTGTCCGACCAATCCCGCCGACCCAAATCATCGCGCAGTCCTTTCTCGGCCCACCCGGGATGCTCAGACCGAGCGTGCGCCTCAGGCGCATAACCCGGCCGCTCCGATCGTCGACAGAAAGCGGCGGTGCGGCCTCCGTCAAGGAGATGAGCTATGACTCGATCTGTAGAATCCCGTGCGACCCCACCTGCCAACGATGCCGACGTGACCCCGGCGGAGCCGCGGCGCGCGTCCGATTATCCCTCCGCGCCTCGGTTCCTGCGAACCCAGGAAGCTGCAGACTATCTCGGTCTGTCTGCGAGGACCCTTGAGAAGCATCGCACCTATGGCACCGGGCCGGTCTACCGAAAACTCGGCTGCCGCGTGGTGTACACGATCGATGAGCTGGAGGCCTGGGCGGCGATCGGTACGCGCCGTTCGACCTCGGATCCAAGTGAAGGCACGGGGTGCATCCTGCCAAGCCAATCGCCGCGGCTCATCGGGCGCGCAGCTTAAACCAGAGAGGATAGTGCCTTAATCGCGGCCGGCATCAGAGCTGAAGGAGCATTGATGCCGGCCATGCGTGAGAAGCCTGCGGCTTCAGACTACGCATGCCGGACGTAGTCGCATAATGCCGAAAGGGCCGTCGTGCACCTAGGGCAAACGTGCCTTTGATGGGCTGCGTTGAACCTCGCTAATAGGAAGAAGACCCAGATCCGACATTCAGAGTGCATTTTCTGCTCCCCAACTCTCGCCATTCGTTCATGCCCGATCGGGACGGGCACTATGGCCGATTGAGGCTACCGGTGCACGATGGCTTGGCAGAGGCTTCTCTTTACGCGCAAATAGAGCATCATGCGCTCTGGCGATGAGGGGGGACGAGGAGCGGGGGTGGCAACAGGTTCGGAACTGACGGTGGCTTTCGTCGCTTTGCTCTCGGCGCGTGGCTTCGCGGTCCCCGACGGTCGACCGCTCCACGCATATCGATTTACGAAGGAGGAGTTCGAGGGTGTCGCCGCCCTGCTGCGCCGCTCCGGCCGGGCGGCTGTCCACGACCGCTCGGGCAGAGCGCTGATCCTGGCGTACGTCGCCGAGTGGTTCCGGCGCAAGCGGGCCGGCGGCCACTGGGACTGGATCCGTCCGCTGAGGAGCATCGGCCTCCACTACGGCCCGGGCGAAATGGTCCAGTATCCGGACATCGAGGATTTGGTCAGGGGCGGGCTGCACGCCTGGCGCCGACCGCAGCCATTAGGTGGCGAGCGGCTGCTCGCCGTGGTCCGGGAGAGCGGCTTCCCCGTGGCCGCGGTGCGGGACGATCCGCGCATCTCCGCCTGGCTGCGCCACTCCGTGCTCTGCGCGGAGCGAGGGTTCCGCGTCGAGCAGGCCGTCGCGGCGGAGGCCTGGCGTGTGTCGGAGCGCCTGGCCCAGGCCCTGTTCGAGTCGGCAGTCGAACTCTGCGGCGCGATTGCGGATCTGCGGGCAGAGATCCCGGAGGCCGCCCGGACGGGCGATCCGGTCGCATACCTCGATGCCGAGCGGCCCGGCTGGCGAGCGACCCTGCCGTTCGACGTCGAGCAGGAGGACGTCCGCAAGCTCGTCGAGCGGCTCGTTCGCTTTCGCGACGATCATGGTGCCGCGCTCGACGTGGAGCGCGTGTTCATCCGGCAGCCATCCGGGGGGTGGTGCCCCTACGCCAGGCTGGGGCTTGAGGGCGAACTCGACTTGAGGCGCGTGCCCGGCGTC
Above is a genomic segment from Geminicoccaceae bacterium SCSIO 64248 containing:
- a CDS encoding ABC transporter permease, whose amino-acid sequence is MAFSIRASAPRGEKRGRRRPSWLLIAALTVLVIAAVLAVLGNAVTAFGPTEQSLLARLKPPVWLPGGDPQFLLGTDRLGRDMASRLVAGLRMSLAVAVIGTIIGAVFGCLIGFLAAHFRGVVEEVLMMLVDFQASLPFILIALTLLAFFGNSLVLFVVLMGLQGWENYARLARGAVLQATSQPYAKAVISLGASPWRLYSRHVLPNVASALMVQVTLNFPQIIVLETSMSFLGLGIQPPQTSLGQILGDGRDYLSSAWWIAVWPGAVIFLLTLSMSIVGDWLRDRLDPALRGTTT
- a CDS encoding ABC transporter permease, translating into MARFWSIKAVRTILTLWFVVTFAFVVLRLSGDPVQALLGPDATNDEIAHFTELWGLDRPLPEQYLAYAGRIAVGDFGVSYRDGREAVDLIGERVPWTLLLGITSYVLAILVGVPAGIIAALNRGRLIDRLIMSLAVFGFALPYFFSGILLILLFSLTLRWLPSSGTGGIEHLIMPALTLGLFHAGALARFTRSAMLDVLSKLYMRAAAAKGVPPARRILRHALPNAAIPVVTILGLNLGQLVAGAIIVEVVFAWPGVGRLLVTAVTSRDLAVVQALVLLIAATMIVANLVVDLLYGVLDPRIRAAR
- a CDS encoding LysR substrate-binding domain-containing protein, whose translation is MNASLELRHLTYFICLADELHFGRAADRLGMAQAALSQQIRQLEDRLGVRLFERTTRRVKLTPAGLVMVEHAHALLNGVEEAVVHTRATADGRAGRLVIGGVQPALTRFLPGIARAFRLEHPGVMIEVRPLSTGEQLWALERGEIDIGFIRPTGLTTHIRTRTLAREGYVAVLPARHRLAGCASLSLEACAEEPMVCYAPTIGAAYRDLVFDAIRRLGKQPVVIQQTDRTLTIAVLVASGVGIGIVPAWIADMAIDGVVYRPIHDLPEAIELAVAWPAGHPSQAVRDLVAVATTLHADQGSGV
- a CDS encoding transposase codes for the protein MDVYTDTPVSRLEIVERGGRRRFSDEAKLRIVEESYSGRRLGSATARMYGITRSQLNDWRDAARAERFGPLSSAGFVPAVIVPEVAATSGALMAEGRGRIEIVTANERRVIVDRDVDVEALLRIVQALERLA
- a CDS encoding helix-turn-helix domain-containing protein, translated to MGRKAIRFTGLSSRDRADMAPLARLAEGDQLELRIRRHDGEKQTLLLPAAVAGALEGLLSQLISGERVAVVAEDQELSPTEASTLLGISRPLVVHRMDIGDLPFRYVGKHRRVLAKDVLALKARLDVQQQALRALAADAEDLMVNYGA
- a CDS encoding RES domain-containing protein, with protein sequence MRFAGRCYRGHDPTWSFTPLSGDGAAKTGGRFNRKGKPILYLSIDIMTSVSECTQGLTQRLLPLTMCEYDVDCEPVADLRDDAGRDRHGVTMAELGCAWLRHLRAGENAPSWLVAERLEADGFAGMLVPSFVPNATAANCNLILWRWGPDLPTRVIVFDPTGRLPKDQLSWK
- a CDS encoding DUF2384 domain-containing protein encodes the protein MAAPAADGRKRRSTSARKAPVGGLSVTGTAKMEPAGAGFVGHFIDQAGIVDVGRVADAFRMTKGQLAETVGLGAATVSKAERRTGPRTQSRMREMLEIVSRIRDWAGGETQAMAWYRSQPIPALDGRTPEALVKAGQAGAVRDYLDHLALGGYA
- a CDS encoding helix-turn-helix domain-containing protein, whose product is MTPAEPRRASDYPSAPRFLRTQEAADYLGLSARTLEKHRTYGTGPVYRKLGCRVVYTIDELEAWAAIGTRRSTSDPSEGTGCILPSQSPRLIGRAA